Proteins found in one Epinephelus fuscoguttatus linkage group LG4, E.fuscoguttatus.final_Chr_v1 genomic segment:
- the uevld gene encoding ubiquitin-conjugating enzyme E2 variant 3 — MDLRSEKIQRILFKYKFHDVAVEELQKLNRVYPDIIPSTDTYTFTDNTQKDLLKLIGNVPVQYGGRTYNFPIQLWLLDSFPISPPICLLRPTSSMVIREGKHVDGTGRIHLPGLHNWNYPTSTVVGLLKEMISKFEEDPPLSTKTTAEHKDPHELLTMVSNLQLDGGGRQNRPVGKVSVIGGGDLGMASVMSILSKCKVDKLVFIDVAESSTKGGSTDLEIFSLPKVEVSRDFSASAGSGVVVVTANAWSGEQSYVSVVQTNVDLFKKIIPNLARLSPNAIMLIASQPVDIMTHVAWRQSCLPPTQVIGAGCNLDSERLSQILNINLNTHKPAWVIGEFSDNKVAVMSNIGLSSSVRTEIAATPNVTKPLLDRALDMMKNRGQRSWSVGLSIADITNSILTDQKKTHSVSTLAQGWGGIGAEVFLSLPCMMGSNGSTRLAGVSLGEEEDSKLRESVTSLSNLMSQLRI; from the exons ATGGACCTACGTTCAGAGAAAATACAGCGGATACTCTTCAAG TACAAATTCCACGATGTTGCtgttgaggagctgcagaaACTCAATCGAGTCTACCCTGACATCATACCATCTACAGACACATACA CATTCACTGACAACACCCAAAAAGATCTCCTGAAATTAATTGGTAACGTCCCTGTCCAGTATGGAG GCCGGACCTACAACTTCCCCATTCAGCTGTGGCTGCTGGACTCATTCCCCATCTCGCCTCCCATATGCCTCCTGAGACCAACCTCGAGCATGGTCATCAGAGAGGGCAAGCATGTCGATGGAACAGGACGGATCCACCTGCCGGGCCTGCACAACTGGAATTAT CCCACGTCAACCGTGGTGGGTCTTCTGAAAGAGATGATCTCCAAGTTTGAGGAGGATCCCCCACTGTCCACAAAGACCACAGCGGAGCACAAAGACCCCCATGAGCTCCTGACGATGGTTTCAAATCTACAGCTCGATG GCGGAGGCAGACAAAATCGACCAGTTGGCAAAGTCTCAGTTATTGGGGGAGGAGATTTAGGAATGGCGTCAGTGATGAGCATTTTATCAAag TGTAAAGTGGACAAACTTGTTTTCATTGACGTTGCTGAGAGTTCCACCAAGGGTGGCAGCACTGATCTAGAGATTTTCAGTCTGCCCAAGGTTGAGGTGTCCAGAG ATTTTTCAGCCTCTGCTGGCTCCGGGGTTGTCGTGGTGACTGCGAATGCATGGAGCGGCGAGCAGTCGTACGTGAGCGTGGTTCAGACTAATGTGGACTTGTTCAAAAAAATCATCCCAAATCTGGCACGCCTCAGCCCTAATGCAATAATGCTCATCGCTTCACAGCCAG TGGATATCATGACACATGTCGCCTGGAGGCAGAGCTGCCTGCCTCCGACGCAGGTGATCGGAGCAGGGTGTAATCTGGACTCAGAGCGACTTAGTCAGATCTTGAATATTAACCTGAACACTCACAAACCAGCCTGGGTCATAGGAGAATTTTCAGACAACAAAG TTGCTGTGATGAGTAACATCGGGCTGAGCTCCAGTGTGAGGACAGAGATCGCAGCAACACCCAACGTTACCAAACCATTGTTAGACAG AGCACTTGATATGATGAAGAATCGTGGTCAGCGGTCGTGGTCTGTGGGTCTGTCCATCGCTGACATCACAAACAGCATCCTGACAGATCAGAAGAAGACCCACTCCGTTTCCACGCTGGCTCAG GGCTGGGGTGGCATAGGAGCAGAGGTGTTCCTCAGCTTGCCGTGCATGATGGGCTCAAACGGTTCCACTCGCTTGGCTGGAGTGTcgctgggagaggaggaagactcCAAACTGAGGGAAAGTGTGACTTCCCTCTCTAACCTCATGAGTCAGCTCAGGATATGA